One Symphalangus syndactylus isolate Jambi chromosome 20, NHGRI_mSymSyn1-v2.1_pri, whole genome shotgun sequence DNA segment encodes these proteins:
- the LOC129469370 gene encoding tektin-3 isoform X2 — protein sequence MADRASQHELEKDLSDKQMAYQIDNKCHHLHNTSDGVGYFRGVERVDATVSLPESWAKFTDDNILRFQSERSASTKLRDDIENLLVVTANEMWNQFNKVNLSFTNRIAETADAKNEIQMHLAKTLQEIFQTEMTIESIKKAIKDKTAFLKVAQSRLDEHTRWPNIELCRDMAQLRICFFHFLPTSWSGCRCSPGQGQHMLQADNHKTLSAVKGLVLLEVTALGSRCLVNEVHEVDDTIQTLQQRLRDAEDTLQGLVHTKAILECDQAVKANSLYIDQEKCMSMRKSYPTPSGWSASAGDPTGCGFDIPKLRLSQSAVSAFEPSANIVTY from the exons GGCTGACAGAGCGTCCCAGCATGAGCTGGAGAAGGACCTGAGTGACAAGCAGATGGCTTACCAGATTGACAACAAATGCCACCACCTGCACAACACGTCAGATGGTGTTGGCTACTTCCGCGGAGTGGAGAGGGTCGATGCAAC TGTCTCACTGCCTGAGTCCTGGGCCAAATTTACAGATGACAATATTCTCCGCTTCCAGAGTGAACGGTCAGCTTCCACTAAGCTAAGAGATGACATTGAAAACCTCTTGGTTGTGACTGCCAATGAGATGTGGAATCAATTCAACAAAGTGAACTTGTCTTTCACCAATCGCATTGCTGAGACTGCAGATGCTAAGAATGAGATTCAGATGCACTTGGCAAAG ACCCTGCAGGAGATTTTCCAGACTGAAATGACCATAGAATCCATCAAAAAGGCCATTAAGGACAAGACTGCCTTCCTGAAGGTGGCTCAGTCCAGACTGGACGAGCATACACGGTGGCCGAATATTGAATTGTGCCGAGACATGGCTCAGCTACG AATTTGCTTCTTTCACTTCCTGCCGACTTCATG GAGCGGCTGTAGATGCAGCCCCGGGCAAGGACAGCATATGTTGCAAGCAGACAATCACAAGACCCTGAGTGCCGTAAAAGGCTTGGTCCTCTTGGAAGTCACAGCACTGGGCAGCAGATG CCTTGTTAACGAGGTACACGAGGTTGACGACACCATCCAGACCCTGCAGCAGCGCTTGAGGGATGCAGAGGACACCCTGCAGGGGCTGGTCCACACCAAAGCCATCCTCGAGTGTGATCAGGCTGTCAAGGCCAATTCCCTGTACATTGACCAGGAAAAATGCATGAGCATGCGCAAGAGCTACCCAACACCCTCCGGCTGGTCGGCTTCTGCTGGGGACCCCACCGGGTGTGGTTTTGATATCCCTAAGTTAAGGCTGAGCCAGAGCGCTGTCTCAGCATTTGAACCAAGTGCTAATATAGTCACTTATTAA
- the LOC129469370 gene encoding tektin-3 isoform X1: protein MEGHSCVLAGHCHLSVKLHFLTLCYRADRASQHELEKDLSDKQMAYQIDNKCHHLHNTSDGVGYFRGVERVDATVSLPESWAKFTDDNILRFQSERSASTKLRDDIENLLVVTANEMWNQFNKVNLSFTNRIAETADAKNEIQMHLAKTLQEIFQTEMTIESIKKAIKDKTAFLKVAQSRLDEHTRWPNIELCRDMAQLRICFFHFLPTSWSGCRCSPGQGQHMLQADNHKTLSAVKGLVLLEVTALGSRCLVNEVHEVDDTIQTLQQRLRDAEDTLQGLVHTKAILECDQAVKANSLYIDQEKCMSMRKSYPTPSGWSASAGDPTGCGFDIPKLRLSQSAVSAFEPSANIVTY from the exons ATGGAAGGTCACTCATGTGTCCTTGCAGGACATTGTCACCTGAGTGTGAAGCTCCACTTCCTGACTCTGTGTTATAGGGCTGACAGAGCGTCCCAGCATGAGCTGGAGAAGGACCTGAGTGACAAGCAGATGGCTTACCAGATTGACAACAAATGCCACCACCTGCACAACACGTCAGATGGTGTTGGCTACTTCCGCGGAGTGGAGAGGGTCGATGCAAC TGTCTCACTGCCTGAGTCCTGGGCCAAATTTACAGATGACAATATTCTCCGCTTCCAGAGTGAACGGTCAGCTTCCACTAAGCTAAGAGATGACATTGAAAACCTCTTGGTTGTGACTGCCAATGAGATGTGGAATCAATTCAACAAAGTGAACTTGTCTTTCACCAATCGCATTGCTGAGACTGCAGATGCTAAGAATGAGATTCAGATGCACTTGGCAAAG ACCCTGCAGGAGATTTTCCAGACTGAAATGACCATAGAATCCATCAAAAAGGCCATTAAGGACAAGACTGCCTTCCTGAAGGTGGCTCAGTCCAGACTGGACGAGCATACACGGTGGCCGAATATTGAATTGTGCCGAGACATGGCTCAGCTACG AATTTGCTTCTTTCACTTCCTGCCGACTTCATG GAGCGGCTGTAGATGCAGCCCCGGGCAAGGACAGCATATGTTGCAAGCAGACAATCACAAGACCCTGAGTGCCGTAAAAGGCTTGGTCCTCTTGGAAGTCACAGCACTGGGCAGCAGATG CCTTGTTAACGAGGTACACGAGGTTGACGACACCATCCAGACCCTGCAGCAGCGCTTGAGGGATGCAGAGGACACCCTGCAGGGGCTGGTCCACACCAAAGCCATCCTCGAGTGTGATCAGGCTGTCAAGGCCAATTCCCTGTACATTGACCAGGAAAAATGCATGAGCATGCGCAAGAGCTACCCAACACCCTCCGGCTGGTCGGCTTCTGCTGGGGACCCCACCGGGTGTGGTTTTGATATCCCTAAGTTAAGGCTGAGCCAGAGCGCTGTCTCAGCATTTGAACCAAGTGCTAATATAGTCACTTATTAA